The genomic region TAGATATACGGCCCGGCTGTTTGCAAGAAACTGTACAGAGGCAACTCCACATGCAGTGGATCAGTGACGACCAAGCGCACGTTGCGATAAATCCCACCGTGAGCAGGATGCCAATGCGGATTATTCCAAGGGATTTGATCTGCTTGCAGTTGTTCAATGTCTTCTGGAATCTGCGCGTTGACTTTCTTCATTAAATTGGCCAGCTCGCCTCCAGGGCCGGAATCTCTCTTCGACGACGTGATGCCCGCTTGATTGGCGGCATCGATCGATTTGGGATCGTCCGGATCTTTCATGAAGCGATTGTCGCACATGACGGCCAGCACATTGTCGCCACCAAAATGGAGCTGTGGAGTCAGGTCGAAACCAAAAGGAGTGAAGCCAGTTTTGCTTACGCCCAGCAGCTTGCCGTTCAAATACACTTCTGCAACCTGGCGCACGGCTTCAAACTCGATGAAAATTTTCTTTCCTTTCCATGACTCCGGCGCGGTAAATGTTTTTCGATACCAAGTGCGGCCCCCCCATTGATTTTGTTCCCCGCGATGGCCAGCCAGCGACCAGTCGTCAAACGTGTCGATGTCGTTGTACGTGTGGGGCACTGATACCGTGGTCCAGTTCCGATCGTCAAAATCGGGCTGCTGAGCGCCGGTGACGTCGGCCTGCACGAATTTCCAGTCCGGATTGAAGTTCAGCGTGAGTCGCTCTCCCGCTTTGACGGCGGGAGAGGCGGCAAGCAAGCTTCCGACCAAACCGAGTAACCAACAATTCGTTATCCTATGGTGCATCGACGAAACCATGTTGACTTTGTTTGGATTTGCCCAAACCGCTTGGAATTCACGACCGTTATTTTTCCTTAATGAATCGCAGTCAGCGTCACACTGCGCAAGTTCATCACGTATCGATTCGCGGGCACGTCATCAGCCTTAATGGTGAAATCAACTATGCCGGGCTGACTGATTTCGATTGAACCCAGCTTCATCTCTTGGTAATTGTTGGCGTTTTTCGTCGCTTCCACGACGCCGTGCAGTGCTTGATCGCCCGCGGAAAACGTAACGGTGGCTCCGGCTCGATCTTCTGACTGCGCGTATAACAAAGTCACCTCGAATTTGCCGGGCTGATTCACTTCGATTTTCCAGCTCACTGAATCTTTGGTTGTTCTCCAGTGGCCTATGTTCGGCGTGGTTTCTCCTTCGACGCCTGCCCCCCCCAAAATGTCGGCGTCCGCGGGCAATAACCGAATGGTCCCATCGGCGGCTTGCTTGGGGAGCGGCACCGGGGCGAACTTCAGCGTACCTTCCGGCTGAAGAATGATTACGGTGGCGTCGGAGTCTGGCGCTGAAGTGGGCACATCAATCACCAGTCCCTGCTCTGTGGCAGTTACCGGGAGCAATTTGCCGGGTTCCGTGAGCAGCGCGGCCGAGGCCTTGGCGTTGAGCAATGGCACTAACAGCTTCCCGTCTTGAGGCCAATCGAAAACGTGTAAATAAAGCTTGCTGTTTTTCTGCGTGCAGCGACCCCATTGAAGTTGCTTTTCGAAAGGTCCGGCGGAAGTGCCGTAAATTGCTTCACCATTCACCTTCAGCCATTGGCCCATTTCGCGCAGTCGCTCTTGTTCAGGCTCGGGGATTTCACCCTCAGAGGTGGGCCCGACATTGAGCAAATAATTGCCCCCTTTGCTGGCAATGTCGATCAGATTGCGGAGCAATCTTCTTGTGGATTTGAAGTTGGTGTCGTACGACTTATAGCCCCACGTATTGTTGATGGTCATGCAGGTTTCCCAGTCTCGGCCTGGAAAACCCTTGGCGGGGATGGTTTGTTCCGGAGTTTCCGTGTCTCCTGGAATCATCGCGTCGCCATGGATCAGCCGATTGTTGCTAATGATGCC from Pirellulales bacterium harbors:
- a CDS encoding alpha-L-fucosidase; this translates as MHLNQMFRTTAILLLALLVENCANVGRRAHGAEAVGTSASTPAASADQETPEQRDARMAWWREARFGMFIHWGIYSVPAGTYQGKQIAGIGEWIQNNAEIPMAEYATYAEHFNPVKFNADEWVSLAKNAGMKYIVITSKHHDGFAMFKSEASPFNIVDATPFKRDPLKELAEACQKQGIKLGFYYSQAQDWNHPGGAQARRNNRQHDWWDPGQEGSFDDYLQTIAIPQVKEILTHYGPVAVLWWDTPVMMTHERAAPLSELLKLQPGIISNNRLIHGDAMIPGDTETPEQTIPAKGFPGRDWETCMTINNTWGYKSYDTNFKSTRRLLRNLIDIASKGGNYLLNVGPTSEGEIPEPEQERLREMGQWLKVNGEAIYGTSAGPFEKQLQWGRCTQKNSKLYLHVFDWPQDGKLLVPLLNAKASAALLTEPGKLLPVTATEQGLVIDVPTSAPDSDATVIILQPEGTLKFAPVPLPKQAADGTIRLLPADADILGGAGVEGETTPNIGHWRTTKDSVSWKIEVNQPGKFEVTLLYAQSEDRAGATVTFSAGDQALHGVVEATKNANNYQEMKLGSIEISQPGIVDFTIKADDVPANRYVMNLRSVTLTAIH